In Anaerolineae bacterium, a genomic segment contains:
- a CDS encoding SDR family NAD(P)-dependent oxidoreductase — translation MEVRGSVVMITGGAKRVGKHIALYLAGKGAHIAFSYNQAHEWEETKAEIESHGVQSLAMQVNVTQSDQVRAFVDATIERFGRIDVLINNAS, via the coding sequence ATGGAAGTGCGCGGTTCTGTCGTTATGATTACCGGCGGCGCCAAGCGGGTCGGGAAGCATATCGCGCTGTACCTGGCCGGCAAAGGCGCTCATATCGCCTTCAGCTACAACCAGGCGCACGAGTGGGAGGAGACCAAGGCGGAGATCGAGTCACACGGGGTGCAGTCCCTGGCCATGCAGGTGAACGTGACCCAGTCCGACCAGGTGCGGGCCTTTGTGGACGCGACCATCGAGCGCTTCGGACGCATTGACGTGCTGATCAACAACGCCTC